A stretch of the Vigna radiata var. radiata cultivar VC1973A chromosome 7, Vradiata_ver6, whole genome shotgun sequence genome encodes the following:
- the LOC106766454 gene encoding pentatricopeptide repeat-containing protein At5g46460, mitochondrial: protein MLLFSSLAKSIFHTTTFSCNAIRNSRIFSFTTATNGFPSTSSISTNPFTIIKSHKHILFHYLNNRTLDQARAFFDQIPSPHVSLYTIMLHAYASNHRLYEAIDLFRQIPFKDVVSWNSMIKGCLHCGDIVTARKLFDEMPHRTVVSWTTLVDGLLRLGVVEEAEALFWAMDPVDRDVAAWNAMIHGYCGNGRVDEALRLFRQMPSKDVISWSCIIAGLDHNGESEQALVVFRDMVASGVCPSSVTLVCGLSAAAKILAFHVGIQIHCSALKLGDYRFDEFVSASLVTFYSCCKQIESACWVFCEALCKNVVVWTALLTGYGFNDKHLEALEVFREMMRIGVIPNESSFTSALNSCCGLEDLERGQVIHAEVVKMGLESGGYVGGSLVVMYSKCGCVSDAVSVFKEINEKSVVSWNTVIVGCAQHGCGMWVLAFFNQMLRQRVDPDGITLTGLLSACSRSGMLQKARCIFRYFGQERSVTLTIEHYASMVDVLGRCGELEEAEALVMSMPMKANSMVWLALLSACRKHSNLDVAERAANRIFEMEPDCSAAYVLLSNLYASSSRWAEVALIRKKMKHNGVVKQPGSSWLTLKGKKHKFLSADRSHPLTEKIYQKLEWLGVKLKELGYVPDQQFALHDVETEQKEEMLSYHSERLAIAFALLSTVEGSTITIMKNLRVCGDCHSAIKLMTHIVDREIVVRDSSRFHHFKNGICSCGDYW from the coding sequence ATGCTTCTTTTCAGTTCTCTAGCCAAGTCCATTTTTCATACCACCACGTTTTCATGCAATGCAATTCGAAACTCGAGAATCTTTTCATTCACCACAGCCACCAATGGTTTTCCTTCTACTTCATCTATCTCCACAAATCCTTTCACCATCATCAAATCACACAAGCATATACTCTTTCACTACCTCAATAATCGAACTTTAGACCAAGCTCGTGCCTTTTTCGATCAAATCCCTTCCCCCCATGTTTCCCTCTACACCATAATGCTCCATGCTTACGCTAGCAACCACAGACTCTACGAAGCTATTGACCTTTTTCGTCAGATTCCCTTCAAGGACGTCGTTTCCTGGAACTCCATGATTAAGGGGTGTCTACATTGCGGCGATATTGTCACCGCAAGGAAGTTGTTCGACGAAATGCCGCACAGAACTGTTGTGTCGTGGACCACCCTCGTCGATGGGTTACTGCGCTTGGGAGTTGTCGAGGAGGCTGAAGCCTTGTTCTGGGCAATGGACCCTGTGGACAGGGATGTGGCTGCGTGGAATGCAATGATTCATGGGTATTGTGGTAATGGTAGAGTTGATGAAGCTTTGCGATTGTTCCGCCAAATGCCTTCTAAGGATGTGATTTCTTGGAGTTGTATCATTGCTGGGCTTGATCACAATGGGGAGAGTGAACAAGCATTGGTTGTTTTTCGCGACATGGTGGCGTCGGGTGTGTGTCCATCTTCTGTTACCTTGGTTTGTGGGCTGTCTGCTGCTGCTAAGATACTGGCTTTTCACGTGGGGATTCAAATTCATTGCTCTGCGCTCAAGCTGGGTGACTACCGTTTTGATGAATTTGTTTCTGCTTCACTGGTTACGTTTTATAGCTGTTGCAAACAGATAGAATCTGCGTGCTGGGTTTTTTGTGAGGCACTTTGTAAGAATGTGGTGGTTTGGACAGCTCTATTGACGGGGTATGGTTTCAATGATAAGCATCTAGAGGCGTTGGAGGTGTTTAGAGAAATGATGAGAATTGGTGTGATTCCCAATGAGTCTTCCTTCACCAGTGCTTTGAATTCTTGTTGTGGATTGGAGGATCTTGAGAGGGGTCAAGTGATCCACGCTGAGGTGGTTAAGATGGGTTTGGAAAGTGGTGGATATGTGGGAGGTTCTCTTGTTGTTATGTATAGTAAATGTGGTTGTGTCAGTGATGCAGTTTCTGTGTTTAAGGAGATTAATGAGAAGAGTGTTGTCTCATGGAACACGGTCATTGTTGGTTGTGCACAGCATGGATGTGGCATGTGGGTTCTAGCATTCTTTAATCAAATGCTGCGTCAAAGAGTTGACCCAGATGGAATCACATTAACCGGTTTGCTTTCTGCCTGTAGTCGCTCTGGTATGTTACAGAAAGCAAGGTGCATCTTCAGATACTTTGGCCAGGAAAGGTCAGTTACACTTACGATTGAACACTATGCAAGCATGGTGGATGTGCTTGGCCGGTGTGGAGAGCTTGAGGAAGCAGAAGCACTGGTGATGAGCATGCCAATGAAAGCAAATTCAATGGTATGGCTGGCTTTACTGAGTGCGTGCAGGAAGCACTCTAATTTAGATGTAGCTGAAAGAGCTGCAAATCGGATATTTGAAATGGAACCTGATTGTAGTGCTGCGTATGTATTGCTATCAAACTTGTATGCTTCTTCGAGCAGATGGGCTGAAGTAGCTTTGATACGTAAAAAGATGAAACATAATGGAGTTGTGAAACAACCAGGATCCAGTTGGCTAACCTTAAAAGGAAAAAAGCACAAATTTCTCTCTGCAGATAGATCACATCCTCTTACtgagaaaatttatcaaaagcTAGAGTGGTTAGGAGTGAAGTTAAAAGAATTAGGTTATGTTCCAGATCAACAATTCGCTTTGCATGATGTGGAAACTgagcaaaaagaagaaatgcTGTCTTACCATAGTGAAAGGCTTGCGATTGCATTTGCGCTGCTTAGCACTGTGGAAGGAAGTACAATAACAATCATGAAAAATCTACGTGTGTGTGGCGATTGTCATTCTGCAATAAAGCTTATGACCCACATTGTTGACCGTGAGATTGTAGTACGAGATTCTAGCCGCTTTCATCATTTTAAGAATGGCATATGTTCTTGTGGAGATTATTGGTAG
- the LOC106767868 gene encoding uncharacterized protein LOC106767868: MAVPFALVFFAGVVLAGASRELRPSEHGLTFQTLSPAGAHSSPEMRSFFNSVNASPAMSSSSDVALPRAMDSGEASPPTWWHPAGGHGGDGMGKALTVASLVCGVAGAVLLVASALIYLFKHRNKKQKKLNAAFGVENGNGGENDEMENNKLQLVVRNP; encoded by the coding sequence ATGGCCGTTCCCTTCGCCCTGGTTTTCTTCGCCGGAGTTGTTCTCGCAGGAGCTTCCAGGGAGCTCCGTCCATCGGAACATGGCCTTACCTTCCAGACACTCTCACCGGCGGGGGCGCATTCCTCACCGGAGATGCGCTCCTTCTTCAACAGCGTCAATGCCTCGCCGGCCATGTCCTCCTCCTCCGACGTTGCATTGCCGCGGGCCATGGACTCCGGCGAAGCCTCCCCGCCTACGTGGTGGCATCCCGCCGGAGGCCATGGCGGAGATGGCATGGGGAAGGCGCTGACGGTGGCGAGCCTGGTCTGCGGCGTGGCCGGCGCGGTTCTGCTGGTGGCTTCGGCCTTGATCTATTTGTTCAAGCACCGAAACAAAAAGCAGAAGAAGCTAAACGCGGCGTTTGGCGTCGAGAATGGGAATGGAggtgaaaatgatgaaatggaGAACAACAAATTGCAATTGGTGGTACGCAACCCCTAG
- the LOC106766455 gene encoding uncharacterized protein LOC106766455 gives MASSAFVSFHDEDIHFITDFVLDPLRSRGFHVFVKGGSTTFDLFQAIERSRFHIVVFSKNYPSSICCLRELMAIINAVESSPWSTNFLPIYHGVQQSEVLFQTGCYGQVFSKYEERFREHKQRMEEMQRWREALTRVAGFPGLNMENVTRHGGFDFVQYAARILGREFLTSQNETISSRYGKFDDIVQYKDGDEVSYKELRGLIRLRDFISLVLTYPVKLEEDGVLRSWISAFPEWKNQLFSSDGFPVICKPCRLLTEKALGCMKGLMPVEIMAEIETGERSLFNRHNDVIPEGLLPLIVDLAVNQLIQTLFSGDYCVRYIRLLTRNSSEKESVVNKILTALEDKHDMFGIDKDFLMAVWINALTCETDAEVQVQEEINMIMGSISTTEGDDLLTTVDTDKKKRINRLLVIVVDADSNKRLDLQKVQFPTGMVVLITTESSTQAVKDDDFGIACTMDLNIWTQDHMLPWKLFYTYVGSCINCSSMTIQKIAVEIVKKSHGHLLAIVLVAKHLRYVKDDKYWDFVLDKLSNPNPFYDYQDCDRIGFSRVMVNAFVNIIWEGIDDELKLCLQLSLPVHNIKNGVRDDILVCYWANILRYTQELGEYKRQLQYYLEELLDCFVLLKFESGDIYLPIETYEIIKSLHISKPSIIRHGALGLTEIGQWHSLIQIELVNSNICELPESPDCPKLKVLLLQGNADLLDIPDSFFDQMPLLQHLDLSYTSIRDLPPSLTKLMQLKKLYLKSCDLIMEISPQIFQLKNLEELDLDGTLITHLPRDIGKLINLQRLALCFDAYHHVLSRGKKGKQISNTMAIPLGVISNLTQLNYLSLDVDPEDEQWSENVNSVLVEILGLEKLKTVSIYVPKADLLELIPAEKSLDFRLVVGHHMRRLISRVTPEIETKFKDFDYSMKFVNGVNVPNGVKMNLGRFKALYLDRHMSIKSLSDFNVKDVRRLKVDNYCFALQRILPLPT, from the exons ATGGCTTCCTCGGCGTTTGTGAGCTTCCACGATGAAGACATCCACTTCATCACAGATTTTGTTCTTGATCCTCTCAGAAGCAGAGGCTTCCACGTCTTCGTTAAAGGTGGATCCACAACATTCGACCTGTTTCAAGCGATTGAACGCTCTCGCTTTCATATCGTGGTCTTTTCCAAGAACTACCCTTCCTCAATCTGCTGTTTACGTGAACTAATGGCGATCATAAATGCCGTTGAGTCTTCTCCATGGTCTACCAACTTTCTGCCTATTTATCATGGTGTCCAACAATCTGAGGTACTATTTCAGACGGGATGTTATGGGCAAGTCTTTTCGAAATACGAAGAAAGATTTAGGGAACACAAGCAGAGGATGGAAGAAATGCAGAGATGGAGAGAAGCTCTCACACGAGTGGCTGGTTTCCCGGGTTTGAATATGGAAAATGT gACACGACATGGaggttttgattttgttcaatatgcAGCACGTATTTTGGGTCGTGAGTTTTTAACTTCTCAAAATGAAACAATATCCAGTAGATATGGAAAATTTGACGATATTGTTCAATATAAAGATGGAGATGAAGTTTCATACAAGGAGCTGCGAGGTTTGATAAGGTTAAGGGATTTTATCAGCCTCGTGTTGACTTATCCAGTGAAGTTAGAAGAGGACGGTGTATTAAGATCCTGGATTAGTGCATTTCCTGAATGGAAAAATCAGTTATTTTCCAGTGATGGTTTTCCTGTGATTTGCAAACCATGTCGTCTACTAACCGAGAAGGCACTGGGATGCATGAAAGGATTGATGCCAGTGGAAATAATGGCTGAAATAGAAACTGGTGAGAGATCCCTCTTCAACCGCCATAATGATGTAATACCAGAAGGCCTACTCCCCCTAATTGTTGATCTTGCTGTTAACCAACTAATTCAAACTTTGTTTTCTGGAGATTACTGTGTGCGCTATATAAGATTGTTGACCAGAAACTCGTCTGAAAAAGAATCTGTAGTGAACAAAATACTTACAGCCTTGGAAGATAAGCACGACATGTTTGGAATTGACAAAGATTTTCTGATGGCCGTATGGATCAATGCTTTGACATGTGAGACTGATGCAGAGGTTCAAGTtcaagaagaaatcaatatgaTCATGGGAAGTATTTCTACGACAGAGGGTGATGACTTGTTAACTACAGTAGACACTGACAAAAAGAAGAGGATCAATAGGCTGTTGGTGATTGTAGTGGATGCAGATAGCAACAAAAGGCTGGACCTCCAAAAAGTTCAATTTCCAACTGGGATGGTGGTGTTGATAACAACTGAATCTTCAACACAGGCGGTGAAGGATGATGACTTTGGAATTGCATGCACAATGGATTTGAATATTTGGACCCAGGATCATATGTTGCCATGGAAACTCTTCTATACCTATGTGGGAAGTTGCATCAACTGTTCATCAATGACAATTCAGAAAATAGCAGTGGAAATTGTCAAGAAAAGCCATGGCCATCTTCTTGCCATTGTCCTTGTGGCAAAACACCTTAGGTATGTGAAAGATGATAAATACTGGGATTTTGTACTTGACAAATTAAGCAATCCGAATCCTTTCTATGATTATCAAGATTGTGACCGAATTGGCTTTAGCAGAGTCATGGTCAATgcatttgtaaatattatttggGAAGGCATCGATGATGAACTAAAGCTTTGCCTCCAACTCAGTTTACCTGTTCACAACATTAAAAATGGGGTGAGAGATGATATCTTGGTTTGTTATTGGGCTAATATATTACGATACACACAAGAGCTTGGTGAATACAAGAGACAGTTACAATATTACCTTGAGGAGCTTCTAGACTGTTTTGTCTTGTTGAAATTTGAAAGTGGAGACATCTATTTGCCAATAGAAACCTATGAGATAATTAAATCATTACACATCTCAAAACCTTCCATCATAAGGCATGGTGCATTAGGATTGACGGAGATTGGACAATGGCATAGTCTTATTCAGATAGAATTGGTTAACAGTAATATATGTGAACTACCAGAATCACCAGACTGCCCCAAACTCAAAGTGTTGTTGTTACAGGGTAATGCTGATTTATTGGATATCCCTGATTCATTTTTCGACCAGATGCCTCTACTTCAACACTTGGACTTATCCTACACTAGTATAAGGGATTTGCCCCCTTCTCTCACCAAATTGATGCAACTTAAGAAATTATATCTTAAAAGCTGTGATCTCATCATGGAAATATCCCCGCAAATTTTTCAACTGAAGAATCTTGAAGAGCTTGATCTTGACGGGACTTTGATAACCCATTTGCCAAGAGACATTGGAAAATTGATCAACCTGCAACGTTTAGCCCTATGCTTTGATGCATACCATCATGTACTTAGTCGTGGTAAAAAAGGCAAGCAAATTTCTAACACAATGGCAATTCCTCTTGGAGTGATATCAAATCTTACTCAGTTGAATTATCTAAGCCTTGACGTCGACCCTGAAGATGAGCAATGGAGCGAGAACGTTAATAGTGTCTTGGTAGAAATTTTGGGACTAGAGAAGTTGAAAACGGTGAGCATATATGTTCCAAAGGCTGATCTCTTGGAACTCATACCGGCCGAAAAATCTCTCGATTTCCGGTTGGTTGTTGGTCATCACATGCGGCGTCTAATATCCCGTGTAACACCTGAAATAGAGACAAAATTCAAAGATTTTGACTATAGCATGAAGTTTGTTAATGGTGTAAATGTTCCCAATGGAGTAAAGATGAATCTTGGTCGCTTCAAGGCTTTGTACCTTGACAGACATATGAGCATCAAGAGTCTCTCGGATTTCAATGTGAAAGACGTACGGAGGTTGAAAGTTGACAACTACTGTTTTGCACTGCAGAGAATATTACCGCTGCCCACATAA
- the LOC106767909 gene encoding ADP-ribosylation factor GTPase-activating protein AGD12-like, whose product MSDNRSELGRPASSKRRLKDLLLQKDNRFCADCNAPDPQWASANIGVFICLKCCGVHRSLGAHVSKVLSVTLDEWSDEEINGMVEVGGNSAANSIYEAYISKGSVKPGPDASHEQRKNFIRSKYERQEFLKPSLRIKSGRMNPPSNISRGIMDGIMDNFRSISGSREEGKEGFIGNLKVKVIKGTDLAIRDMMTSDPYVIFTLGQQTVQTTVIKSNLNPVWNEELMLSVTRPFGLLNLKVFDYDLFSSDDIMGEADIDLHPLITSAMAYGDPSMFDDMQIGIWMKSQDNALIDDSEVKIVGGKVKQEILIKLQNVESGELELALEWMPLES is encoded by the exons ATGAGTGATAATCGGTCAGAACTTGGAAGGCCTGCCTCAA GTAAAAGAAGGTTGAAGGATTTATTGCTTCAAAAAGATAATCGTTTTTGTGCTGATTGTAATGCTCCAGATCCTCAATGGGC ATCAGCGAATATTGGAGTTTTTATATGCTTAAAATGCTGTGGTGTGCACAGAAGTCTTGGTGCTCATGTATCAAAG GTTTTGTCCGTGACATTGGATGAATGGTCAGATGAGGAAATAAATGGAATGGTTGAAGTTGGAGGAAACTCTGCTGCTAATTCAATTTATGAGGCTTATATTTCAAAAGGATCTGTAAAACCTGGACCAGATGCCAGTCATGAGCAGCGCAAAAATTTCATCCG GTCGAAGTATGAACGTCAAGAATTTTTGAAACCCAGTTTGCGCATTAAGTCGGGAAGAATGAATCCCCCATCAAATATTTCCAGAGGGATTATGGATGGGATTATGGATAATTTTCGAAGTATTAGCGGTTCGCGTGAG GAAGGAAAGGAAGGATTTATTGGAAATTTGAAGGTAAAAGTGATCAAAGGCACAGATTTAGCTATCAGAGATATGATGACCAGTGATCCATATGTTATCTTCACACTTGGCCAACAG ACTGTTCAGACAACTGTAATAAAGAGTAATTTGAATCCAGTCTGGAATGAAGAACTTATGCTGTCTGTTACTCGGCCATTTGGATTATTGAATTTG AAGGTATTTGATTATGACTTATTTTCATCTGATGATATAATGGGGGAAGCAGACATTGATCTTCATCCCCTGATTACATCTGCAATGGCNTATGGAGATCCTAGCATGTTTGATGATATGCAGATAGGAATATGGATGAAATCTCAGGACAATGCGCTTATAGATGATAGCGAAGTCAAAATTGTTGGTGGAAAAGTTAAACAGGAGATATTAATCAAGCTCCAGAACGTTGAATCTGGAGAATTAGAGTTAGCACTTGAGTGGATGCCATTAGAGTCTTGA